Below is a window of uncultured Cohaesibacter sp. DNA.
AGATCACCTCCAAGCGTTCGCTGGTCTTCCATGGCTGGATCACGCTGGAAGCGACCCTTTTGGGCTTTGTGGTCGGCACGTTGCTGGGCATCGTCCTGTCTGTCGGCATCATCTATATTCGTGCCATGGACATGAGCGTCATGCCGTGGGCCATCGCCTCCCAGACCATACCCATTCTGGCCATCGCGCCGATGATCATCGTGGTGCTCAATTCTGTCGGCATTCAGGGACTGATCCCCAAGGCGATCATCTCGGCCTATCTCAGTTTCTTCCCCGTGCTGGTCGGCATGGTCAAGGGCCTGAGAGCGCCTGACCATATGCAGATGGATCTCCTCAAGACCTATAATGCCTCCAGAAGTGATGCCTTCTACAAGCTGCGCCTGCCATCTTCGGTGCCCTATCTCTTCACCTCGATGAAGGTGGGCATTGCCGCCTCGCTGGTCGGCACCATCGTTGGCGAATTGCCAACCGGTGCGATCCGTGGCTTGGGTGCGCGCCTGCTGACCGGCTCTTATTATGGCCAGACCATCCAGATGTGGGCGGCGCTGTTTGCCGCAGCCTTGCTGGCCGCCGGACTGGTCGCGCTGGTGGGGCTGGCCGAAAAATCGGTACTGAAAAGAATGGGGATGGTGCGATGATCTTGGTTCTGTCAGCTTTCGTCATCTGGATTCTGGCCTCCTGGGTCAATGTCAGGCTATCCCGCTCGAGCGCACATGACACGCTTCTGGTGCGCTTTCTGGTGCCCTTCATTTTCGGCGCAACCATCATCGCAGCATGGGAATTGCTGGCTCGGGGGCTGGAAATTCCGGGCGTGATCCTGCCGCCGCCTTCGGCGATCGCCACCCGCTTTGCCGCCTCGACGGATATTCTCTGGCTTGATTTCTTCCAGACCTTCGTCAAGGGAGCCCTGACCGGCTATGTCATGGGCTGCGGCGCTGCCTTCCTGACCGCGATCCTGATCGACAGGGTACCCTTTTTGCAAATGGGTCTGCTGCCGGTTGGCAATTTCGTGGCGGCTCTGCCGATTGTTGGCATCGCGCCGATCCTTGTGATGTGGTTCGGCTTTGACTGGCAGTCAAAGGCTGCCGTGGTCGTCGTCATGGTCTTCTTCCCCATGCTGGTCAATTGCGTGCAGGGCCTGTCCGATACCGACCATATGCAGCGGGATCTGATGAAAACCTATGCCGCCAGCTATTCGGATACATTGTTGAAATTGCGTCTGCCTGCGGCGATGCCATTCATTTTCAATGGCCTGAAAATCTCTACCACCTCGGCGCTGATCGGGGCCATTGTGGCGGAATTTTTCGGCTCGCCGATTGTCGGCATGGGCTTTCGCATCTCCACCGAGGTGGGCAAGCTCGGGCTCGATATGGTCTGGGCGGAAATTACGGTTGCGGCCATTGCCGGTTCCCTGTTTTACGGGGCGGTCGCCGCAATCGAAAAAGGGGTGACCTTCTGGCATCCATCTCAAAGGGGCTAAAAGACCCCATTCAATAACCAAAGAAAAAACAAGCAACACCTTAACCAACTCCTTTATGGAACACCAAAGGGAATAGAAGATGAGAGACACATTGAAGAATTTTGCGATTGGCGCATGTGCAGCTGCCTCGATCTTTGCAGCCACCGGAGCCCACGCGGCAGATGACTTTACCCTTCAGCTCAAATGGGTCACGCAGGCCCAGTTTGCCGGCTATTATGTTGCACTGGAAAAAGGCTTCTATGAAGAAGAAGACCTTGCCGTCACCATCAAGCCGGGCGGCCCGGACATCGCGCCAACGCAGATTTTGGCCGGTGGCGGCGCTGACGTTGTCGTCGACTGGATGCCTTCCGCCCTTGCTGCCCGCGAAAAGGGCCTGCCGCTGGTCAACATCGCCCAGCCATACAAATCTTCGGGCATGATGCTGACTTGCCTGAAGGAAAGCGGCGTCAAGACCCCTGAAGATTTCCCCGGCAAGACCCTCGGCGTCTGGTTCTTTGGCAATGAATATCCGTTCCTGAGCTGGATGAGCATTCTCGGCATTCCAACCGAGGGCGGAAGCGATGGCGTCACCGTTCTCAAGCAGGGCTTCAACGTGGATCCTCTGCTGCAGAAGCAGGCGGCCTGTATCTCCACCATGACCTATAACGAATATTGGCAGGTTATCGACGCTGGCATCTCGCCGGACGATCTGATCACCTTCAAATATGAAGATCAGGGCGTGGCCACGCTGGAAGACGGCCTCTATGTTCTGGAAGAGAAACTCTCGGACGATGCCGAAGTCGACAAGCTGGTCCGTTTCGTTCGCGCTTCCATGAAGGGCTGGAAATATGCCGAAGCCAATCCGGATGAAGCTGCCGATATCGTTCTGGAATATGACGAAACCGGCGCCCAGACCGAAAAGCACCAAAAGCGCATGATGAGCGAAGTGGCCAAGCTGACCGCAGGCTCCAACGGCGCACTGGATCCGGCCGACTATGAGCGCACCGTCAAGACGCTGATGAGCGGCGGCTCTGCTCCGGTTATCTCCGCAGCGCCGGAAGGCGCATGGACCCACAAGATCACCGATCTGGCTCTGAAATAACAGCCGGTCGCTGACATCTCCTGCAGCCGGGCTTCTACTGGCTGCAGGCAAGATTGCGGCCTGCCGGGCAGACCGGCAGTGCCGTCCCCAAAGCAATCGAACAACACGGAAATTCAGTCGCCGCGCAGATGCCTTTTGCGCGAACAGGCCCTCCTTGTCTCGAAATCGAGGTGTCATCGGGCAGGGGCGGGGCTGGTTGGCGGCGGAATTCAGACAAGACAATGTGAAGGCACAGGCAAATTCATGCTGATACAGAGTGAACTCAACAATCGATCGGCAGAGATGGTTTCGGGCATTCCAACTGGCTCGCGAGAGCTTTTTGATGAAGCCCGTCATTTGCGCAAGTCCGATCTGGAAAGCCTCATGGCGCGTGCTGCGGATATTCGTGATGGCCATTGGGGCCGCACGGTGACCTATTCGCGCAAGGCTTTCGTGCCGCTGACAAATATGTGCCGTGACACCTGCGCCTATTGCACCTTTGTTAAGCATCCCGATCATCCAGATGCCAATATCATGTCACCCGATCAGGTGCTGGCGACGGCCCGCAAGGGCGAGGCAAAGGGCTGCAAGGAACTGCTCTTCAGTCTCGGCGAAAAACCCGAGCTGCGCTATGAAAAGGCCCGCAAGGCGCTGTCATTGCTCGGTTATGACAGCATGACCGATTATCTCGCCGCCATGTGCGCACTGGTGCTAGCCGAGACATCCATGCTGCCCCATGTCAATGCCGGGACACTCAGCGACGAAGAGCTGGCAAAATTGCGTCCGGTTTCTGTTTCCATGGGCATGATGCTGGAAACCACCTCCCGACGCCTCACCGGCAAGGGCGGGGCGCATCATGCCTGCCCGGACAAGGTGCCGCTGCAAAGGCTGCGTACGCTGGAGCGGGCAGGGCAGCGCAAGGTGCCCTTTACCACCGGCCTGCTAATCGGCATTGGCGAAACATGGGCCGAGCGCATCGAGGCTCTTCACGCCATCAATGACAGCCACGCCCGCCACGGTCACATTCAGGAAGTCATCATCCAGAATTTCCAGACCAAGCCGGATATCGCCATGGCCAGCCATCCCGAGCCGAGCCTTGAGGATATGCTCAGAACCATTGCTGCGGCCCGGATCATCCTGTCGCCCGATATCAGTCTTCAGGCACCGCCCAATCTTAGCGCCCGCCATATCGCCTATCTTGATGCAGGCATCAATGACTGGGGCGGGATATCGCCAGTAACCATCGATTTCATCAACCCCCAGCATGCCTGGCCGCAGATCGAGGCACTGGCAGAGAGCTGCAAGACATCCGGTTTCGCGCTCAAGGAACGCCTGCCGATCTATCCCGCCTATCTGCAACGGGGCAGTGATTATCTAAGTCCCAAATTGCAAGGCCGCATTGCCGCCATGGCCGCAGACAACGGACTTGCGCGCGAGCAGCGCCATCTGACGCAAGGAGAATGAGAACATGTGCAATGAAATGGAAAAAATCCTGAATCCGAGTGATGGTCTGGTTGCCAAAGGGCTTTCCTTGCCGGTCGGGGCTGTTCTCGACAAGGCTCTGGAAGGGCGAGAGATTTCGCAAGATGAGGCAGTGTTGCTATTCAAGGCAGAAAGCGAAGCCGACAAGCAGGCCATCTACAAGACAGCCGATCTTCTGCGCCAGAAGGCCAATGGTGATCTGGTCACCTTCACGGTGAACCGGAACATCAATTTCACCAACATCTGCTATATGGGCTGCAAATTCTGCAATTTCGCCAAGCGGGCCGAAGATGAGGATGCCCAGTGGCATTCCGTTGCCGAAGTGGTGCGGCGCTGCCATGAGGCATGGGATCGCGGCGCGACGGAGGTCTGCATTCAGGGTGGGCTGCATCCGAAATTGCCCGGCTCCTATTATGAAGAGCTGTGCCGCGCCATCAAGGCGGAGCTGCCCGACATGCATCTGCATGCCTTCTCGCCGTTCGAGGTCTGGTATGGCGCATCCAAGAGCCGCAAGCCCTACAGGGAGTTTCTGCAAGAGTTGAAGGATGCCGGATTGGGCACGATGCCTGGAACTGCCGCCGAAATTCTCGATACCGAAATCCGCAAACAGCTGACCAAGGACAAGCTGAAAACCGAAAAATGGGTCGAGATCGTTCGCACCGCCCATGAAGTGGGTATTCGCACCACAGCCACCATCATGTATGGCCATATTGATGCGCCCGAGCATTGGGCCGCTCACATCGATCTTGTCCGCTCGATCCAGAAGGACACTGGCGGCTTTACCGAATTCGTACCGCTTTCCTATCAGCATGTCGGCACCGCACTCTATGCCGAGAATCCCGGCAAGGTGCGCAAGGGGCCGAGCATCGATGAAATCGACAAGATGCATGCGGTCTCGCGCATCATGCTTTCTGGCTTCATTGACAATATTCAGGTCTCCTGGACCAAGCTTGGACCGCAACATGCTCTGGCGATGCTTGATCGTGGAGCCAATGATCTGGGCGGTACCCTGATGGAGGAAAGCATCTCCCGCTCCGCCGGTGCGGATCATGGGCAGGAGATCACGGCCTATGAGCTGACGCAGATCATTCGCGCTTCCGGTCGCATGCCGGCGCGGCGTTCGAGCGATTATCGCATTCTGGATATCTATGATGATCACGATCCCAAACCGCTTTCCCCGCTGATCGAGCGCGGCGGCAAGGACCCGCTCGATTTCCTCAGGATGTTCCCGGTCAAAAGGCCGAAGCTGGAGGCCGCCGAATGACGCTTGCAAATAAACCAAGGGTGACATTGCTGGCTGGTGGTGTCGGCGGCGCAAAAATGGCCGAAGGCCTTGCCGCGCTCGAGGATATCGATCTGACAATCATCGGCAATGTGGCCGATGACGAGGAATTCCACGGTCTGTGGGTGTCACCCGATATCGACACCATGACTTATACCTTGTCGGGAAGGATCAACCGCCAGCAGGGCTGGGGGCTGGCTGACGAGGGCACCCGTGCGCTCGATATCCTGACAACATTGGGAGAAGATACATGGATGATGCTGGGCGATAAGGATTTCGGCCTGCATATCTATCGCACCATGCGCCGGGTAAAGGGTCATCGGCCATCTGATATCGCGCGCGACATTGCCCGCGCCTTCGGCGTCAAGCCTGCCATCCTTTTGCCGACCGATGACAGGGTGCAAACGAGAGTGAAAACGCAGAAGGGCTGGCTCACCTTTCAGGAATATTTCGTCCGCGAGAAATGTGCACCACAGGTAGAAGCGCTGGAATTCTGCGGTATAGCTGAGGCGCGTCCAACGGACGAAGCGCTTGCTGCCATCGCCGATGCGGATCTGATCGTGATCGCTCCCTCCAATCCATTGGTCAGCATAGAGCCGATCCTCGCCATTCCCGCTATTCGGGATGCGGTGAAGGCGGCCTCTGGAAAGAAGATCGCTGTCAGCCCGCTCATTGCTGGCAAGGTGGTCAAGGGCCCCGCGGACAGGATGATGGCCGCGCTCGGCCTGCGTGCCGACGCCTGCGGCGTTGCTCATCATTATCAGGGATTGATCGAGCATCTGCTGATTGATCATCAGGATGCGGATCTGGCGCAGGAAATTGCAGCGCTGGGCATAACGCCCACTTGCTCCGACATCCTGATGAAAGACGCTCAAGACAAGGCCCGTCTTGCACGGCAAGTTATTTCAATTGCAATGGGCTGCAAGCTGAATGGAGAGGCTGCATGAGCACAAGAATGCTGGTTCTCATCCCCATGAAGGACCCTGCCGAGGCGAAATCCCGCCTCAGTCCGGCCTTGAGTGAGGCAGAGCGCTCCCGACTGGCGCTTCTCCTGTTCAAAACGGTTGTCCGGCGCATCCAGCAGGCTGTCATGGGCCTCAAGCAAAGCGGCTCCGGTGAGGGCAGGATCGATGTTGCGGTCGTTTCAAACAGCGCGGAAATCGTGGCTTTGGCTGCGGAACTGCAAATTGGCCATATCAACGAGCAAGACAATGCCGGACTGAATAGCGCAGTCACTGAGGCCGCCAAAACGGCATGTGATCTTGGTTATGAGCGACTCTGTATCCTGCCCGGAGATCTGGCCGATCCATCGCACGAGGATATCGCCCGGCTGTTGTCCTATCCGGTTGACGGGCAAACCGTCGCTCTCTGTCCGTCGCAGGATCTGGGCACCAATGCGCTTGTCGTGCCATTGCCTTGTCCTGTCGCATTTTCTTTCGGGCCGGATTCTTTCACCCGCCATTTCAGTCTGGCCGCTGATGCGGGGATGATGCCGGTAATCCTGCCGCTCAAGAGCTTGCGCCGCGATGTCGATACGCTGGCTGATCTGGACTATCTCGATGACGGCTGGAAAATGGCCATCGGCAATGGCGAAAGGGCATGAGCATGGATAGTCTGTCGAGCCTTTCCATTATCGCCATTCCCGGCGTGCCTGACATCGAGAAAGGGGATGATCTGGCGGCAATCCTCGGCGATTGCCTTGTGGCCAGCGGCTATCAACCCAAGAGAGGCGATATCCTTTGCGTGGCGCAAAAGGTCTTCTCCAAAGCCGAGGGTTGTATCTATCCGCTTTCCGGCGTCACACCGTCCGACGAGGCCCTGCGCTATGCGCAGGAGCTGGGCAAGGATCCGCGCAAGGTGGAAATCGTGCTGCGCGAGAGCGCCGAAGTCATTCGCGCCTTCCGCCATCCGGGCCAGAGCGAAGGCACCATGATCTGCCGCCACCGGCTTGGCTTCATTTCCGCCAATGCCGCCGTCGATGAATCCAACATTGCCGAAACGGATGCCGCCATGACGCTGCCGCCAGATCCCGACGCAAGCGTGCGCGCCATGCGGGATGCGCTGGAAGCCCGTTTTGGCTGCCAGATCGGCGTGGTCATGACGGACACCTTCGGCAGACCATGGCGGATTGCGCAGGTCAATGTGGCCATTGGGCTTGCCGGAGTGCCTGCCACGATCCGCGAGCAGGGAAACAAGGATGCCTGGGGGCGCACCATGAAGGTGACCGAGGCAGCCTTTGCCGATGAAGTGGCCGCAGCCTCCGGGCTGGTTGTCAAAAAGGCAGCAAAAACACCCCTTGTCCTGTTTCGCGGGCTGGAATGGAGCCCGAGTGAAAGCCGGGGCGAGGATTTGTTGAGAGGGAAACAAGAGGATATGTTCAGATGACGATCGCAATCATTGGCGGCACCGGGCCGCAAGGGCAGGGATTGGCCCTCAGATTTGCGCGCGCCGGTGTTCCGGTCGCTCTCGGCTCGCGTGATGCTGCACGCGCCGCCGAAATAGCCCAAACTCTGGCACAGGAGCTGGCAGAGGGCAGCGCTGCCATTACCGGGCTTGGCAACGAAGAGGCCGTTGCAACGGCCGATGAAATGGTCATTCTGGCGGTGCCTTTCTCGGGCCATAATGCCACTTTGTCCGCGCTCAAGCCCCATCTTGAGGGCAAGATCCTGATAGATATCGTGGTGCCCCTCAAGGAAGGCGACCCAAAGAAGGTGGAAATGCCGCCCGAAGGTTCGGCAACCGAAGCCGCGCAAGCTCTTCTCGGGCCGGAAATCCCGGTCGTGGGGGCGCTGCATAATGTATCGGCTACGACCCTGAAGACCCTTGAATGGGCCATCAATTGCGACATTCTGGTTTGCGGCAACTCGTTGGCCGCCCGCCAGAAGGTCATGGAACTGATCAGCAAGCTTGGTGTTACGGCCTATAATGCCGGAGACGCGGAAGCCGCACGCTGCATCGAGGCCATCACGCCCATTCTCATTCGCATCAATATTTCAAAGCAGGTGCCTTTCACCCATGCCGGGCTGAAGATCTGGGCGCCCGACCATTGATGTCTGACAACAATCACCGACTAACCAACGACAAGACTTGAAGAACAAGGACAGGAGAGAGAGATGGAATTCGGTATTTGCTTTAAAGGCTTTGTAGAGCCGAAACGCGCCCGCGCCCTTGTGCGACAGGCCGAAAATGCTGGCTTCACCTATTGCTGGTTCTATGACAGCCATATCCTTTGGCGCGAGAGCTATATGGCCATGGCCATGTGTATGGAACATACCACCAAGATGCGCTTTGGCCCCTGTGTGACCAACCCCAACACCCGCGACTGGTCGCTGGCCGCCTCGATGTTCGGCTCGCTGGCCAAACAGTCCGAAGGCCGCTTTGATATCGGCCTTGGTCGCGGTGACAGCGCCGTTCGCGTCATGGGCCTCAAGCCAGCCCCGCTCAAGCGGCTTGAAGAATTCACCCATGTGGTCAAGGCTCTGGTGCGCGGCGATGAAGCCCAATATGGCGAATGCCCCGAGCCGGTCAAATTTCCATGGGCCGAGGGCTACGAGTTGCCGGTCTGGGTTGCTGCCTATGGCCCAAAGGCGCTGAGTTCTGCCGGGCGCGTGGGGGATGGTCTCATCCTTCAGATTGCCGAGCCGAGCATTGTCAAATGGCTGGCCAGCACCGCCATTGAAGAGGGCAAGAAAGCGGGCCGTGACATGTCGAATTATAAGGTCATGTCCGCAGCGCCTGCCTATTTCGGCACTCGGGAAGAATGCATTGCCGCCACGCGCTGGTTCCCAGCCATGGTGGGCAACCATGTCGCCGATATCGTCGAAAAATACGGCACCGAGCGTGACGACATTCCCGCAGCTCTGACCGCCTATATCAAGGATCGCAAGGGGTATGACTATTCCAAGCATGGCCAGAGCGACAACCCCTATCTCGATTTCATTACCGATGAAATCATCGAGGGTTTCAGCGTTCTGGGCGCAGCCGAACAGCATATCGCCAAGCTGAATATTCTCAAGGATGCTGGCGTAACCCAGTTCAACATCTATCTGGATAATGGCAAGGAAGAGCAGATTATCGCTGAATATGGCGAGACCATCATTCCGGCCTTTGGTGCCTGATAAGGAGCGGTTGACGTGGACCGGTTGCTGATCAACCGGTTCAACTTGACGGGGCGGTTCTTTTCGAACCCGCCCCTTTTTTATGCCTGATTGCCGCGCTCTGAGACAGGGCGGTGAGGAAAGTCGAGATGGGATCAGGCCAGCAGATTTTCATGGGGCTTGGTCGCCTCGACCAGTTGGGCCTTCTGCTCGAAACCATCGTCTTTTGTCAGTTCGGCAACATGCAACAGGGTTGTCATGATCTGCTCGCGTTCGCCATCGGGCAGTTCGAAATAATGGCGGGCAAAGGTGTCGCCCAACGGCGAGGGGGCCTGCTTGAGAAGAGCGGTGCCTTCTTCTGTCAGTTTTGAAATGACTATGCGCCGATTGGTGTCCGGACGCATGCGTTCGATGAGACCTTTGGCGACAAGCTTGTCGAGAATCCCCAAGACGGTGGGCGGCGAGAGATCAACCTGCCGGGAGATGGCGCTGCCCGTCGGCTCGCCAAGATCGCGCACACATCTGAGCACAATGAGCTGGGGCAGGGTCAGCCCGCTTTGCTTGTTCAGAAAGCGGGAGTGAATATCAAGGGCTCTGGCAATCGTGCGAATGGATTTCAGCACGACGCGCATCTCTTCGTTTGGTGTCATTTTCGTTTGCTTTTATTCATTGGAACCAAATTGTCGTCAAACTGTTGTATATTAAAGATTAGTGTACTAATAATTATGAGTCAAATAATCAGTAGGAGAATGTTAGAGCTTATGTGTGGAATTTGCGGCGAAGTCAGATTCGATGGATCCAGTCCTCAGGTTGCAATGATCGAGTCGATGACAGACCGCCTGTCCTCCAGAGGACCGGACGCTTCGGGAACCTATTTCAGAAACAATATCGGCTTCGGGCACAGACGCCTGAAGATCATCGATCTGTCTGAGGCTTCGGCCCAGCCATTTGTCGATCAGGCGACCGGTCTGGCGATGGTGTTCAATGGCTGCATCTATAATTACCCCGAACTGCGCAAGGAACTGGAAGGCAAGGGACACAAATTCAGATCCTCTGGCGATACGGAAGTCATCCTCAAGGCATGGGCCGAATGGGGTGAGGATGCCATCCCGCGGCTTCAGGGCATGTTTGCCTTTGTCATTCACGAAGAGAAAAGCGGGCGGACCATTCTGGTGCGCGACCGCTTTGGCATCAAGCCGCTCTATCTCAA
It encodes the following:
- a CDS encoding ABC transporter permease, whose protein sequence is MVTERMMRKLFAICTVILVIVALWYGAAVKMNAKWAYDQAARAKVELSFSELVKDTWAQERPVLPAPHQVAAELWDTTIGKKITSKRSLVFHGWITLEATLLGFVVGTLLGIVLSVGIIYIRAMDMSVMPWAIASQTIPILAIAPMIIVVLNSVGIQGLIPKAIISAYLSFFPVLVGMVKGLRAPDHMQMDLLKTYNASRSDAFYKLRLPSSVPYLFTSMKVGIAASLVGTIVGELPTGAIRGLGARLLTGSYYGQTIQMWAALFAAALLAAGLVALVGLAEKSVLKRMGMVR
- a CDS encoding ABC transporter permease, which encodes MILVLSAFVIWILASWVNVRLSRSSAHDTLLVRFLVPFIFGATIIAAWELLARGLEIPGVILPPPSAIATRFAASTDILWLDFFQTFVKGALTGYVMGCGAAFLTAILIDRVPFLQMGLLPVGNFVAALPIVGIAPILVMWFGFDWQSKAAVVVVMVFFPMLVNCVQGLSDTDHMQRDLMKTYAASYSDTLLKLRLPAAMPFIFNGLKISTTSALIGAIVAEFFGSPIVGMGFRISTEVGKLGLDMVWAEITVAAIAGSLFYGAVAAIEKGVTFWHPSQRG
- a CDS encoding ABC transporter substrate-binding protein, translated to MRDTLKNFAIGACAAASIFAATGAHAADDFTLQLKWVTQAQFAGYYVALEKGFYEEEDLAVTIKPGGPDIAPTQILAGGGADVVVDWMPSALAAREKGLPLVNIAQPYKSSGMMLTCLKESGVKTPEDFPGKTLGVWFFGNEYPFLSWMSILGIPTEGGSDGVTVLKQGFNVDPLLQKQAACISTMTYNEYWQVIDAGISPDDLITFKYEDQGVATLEDGLYVLEEKLSDDAEVDKLVRFVRASMKGWKYAEANPDEAADIVLEYDETGAQTEKHQKRMMSEVAKLTAGSNGALDPADYERTVKTLMSGGSAPVISAAPEGAWTHKITDLALK
- the cofG gene encoding 7,8-didemethyl-8-hydroxy-5-deazariboflavin synthase CofG, with translation MLIQSELNNRSAEMVSGIPTGSRELFDEARHLRKSDLESLMARAADIRDGHWGRTVTYSRKAFVPLTNMCRDTCAYCTFVKHPDHPDANIMSPDQVLATARKGEAKGCKELLFSLGEKPELRYEKARKALSLLGYDSMTDYLAAMCALVLAETSMLPHVNAGTLSDEELAKLRPVSVSMGMMLETTSRRLTGKGGAHHACPDKVPLQRLRTLERAGQRKVPFTTGLLIGIGETWAERIEALHAINDSHARHGHIQEVIIQNFQTKPDIAMASHPEPSLEDMLRTIAAARIILSPDISLQAPPNLSARHIAYLDAGINDWGGISPVTIDFINPQHAWPQIEALAESCKTSGFALKERLPIYPAYLQRGSDYLSPKLQGRIAAMAADNGLAREQRHLTQGE
- the cofH gene encoding 5-amino-6-(D-ribitylamino)uracil--L-tyrosine 4-hydroxyphenyl transferase CofH, encoding MCNEMEKILNPSDGLVAKGLSLPVGAVLDKALEGREISQDEAVLLFKAESEADKQAIYKTADLLRQKANGDLVTFTVNRNINFTNICYMGCKFCNFAKRAEDEDAQWHSVAEVVRRCHEAWDRGATEVCIQGGLHPKLPGSYYEELCRAIKAELPDMHLHAFSPFEVWYGASKSRKPYREFLQELKDAGLGTMPGTAAEILDTEIRKQLTKDKLKTEKWVEIVRTAHEVGIRTTATIMYGHIDAPEHWAAHIDLVRSIQKDTGGFTEFVPLSYQHVGTALYAENPGKVRKGPSIDEIDKMHAVSRIMLSGFIDNIQVSWTKLGPQHALAMLDRGANDLGGTLMEESISRSAGADHGQEITAYELTQIIRASGRMPARRSSDYRILDIYDDHDPKPLSPLIERGGKDPLDFLRMFPVKRPKLEAAE
- the cofD gene encoding 2-phospho-L-lactate transferase: MTLANKPRVTLLAGGVGGAKMAEGLAALEDIDLTIIGNVADDEEFHGLWVSPDIDTMTYTLSGRINRQQGWGLADEGTRALDILTTLGEDTWMMLGDKDFGLHIYRTMRRVKGHRPSDIARDIARAFGVKPAILLPTDDRVQTRVKTQKGWLTFQEYFVREKCAPQVEALEFCGIAEARPTDEALAAIADADLIVIAPSNPLVSIEPILAIPAIRDAVKAASGKKIAVSPLIAGKVVKGPADRMMAALGLRADACGVAHHYQGLIEHLLIDHQDADLAQEIAALGITPTCSDILMKDAQDKARLARQVISIAMGCKLNGEAA
- the cofC gene encoding 2-phospho-L-lactate guanylyltransferase; this encodes MSTRMLVLIPMKDPAEAKSRLSPALSEAERSRLALLLFKTVVRRIQQAVMGLKQSGSGEGRIDVAVVSNSAEIVALAAELQIGHINEQDNAGLNSAVTEAAKTACDLGYERLCILPGDLADPSHEDIARLLSYPVDGQTVALCPSQDLGTNALVVPLPCPVAFSFGPDSFTRHFSLAADAGMMPVILPLKSLRRDVDTLADLDYLDDGWKMAIGNGERA
- the cofE gene encoding coenzyme F420-0:L-glutamate ligase, whose amino-acid sequence is MSMDSLSSLSIIAIPGVPDIEKGDDLAAILGDCLVASGYQPKRGDILCVAQKVFSKAEGCIYPLSGVTPSDEALRYAQELGKDPRKVEIVLRESAEVIRAFRHPGQSEGTMICRHRLGFISANAAVDESNIAETDAAMTLPPDPDASVRAMRDALEARFGCQIGVVMTDTFGRPWRIAQVNVAIGLAGVPATIREQGNKDAWGRTMKVTEAAFADEVAAASGLVVKKAAKTPLVLFRGLEWSPSESRGEDLLRGKQEDMFR
- the npdG gene encoding NADPH-dependent F420 reductase, whose amino-acid sequence is MTIAIIGGTGPQGQGLALRFARAGVPVALGSRDAARAAEIAQTLAQELAEGSAAITGLGNEEAVATADEMVILAVPFSGHNATLSALKPHLEGKILIDIVVPLKEGDPKKVEMPPEGSATEAAQALLGPEIPVVGALHNVSATTLKTLEWAINCDILVCGNSLAARQKVMELISKLGVTAYNAGDAEAARCIEAITPILIRINISKQVPFTHAGLKIWAPDH
- a CDS encoding TIGR03842 family LLM class F420-dependent oxidoreductase, whose translation is MEFGICFKGFVEPKRARALVRQAENAGFTYCWFYDSHILWRESYMAMAMCMEHTTKMRFGPCVTNPNTRDWSLAASMFGSLAKQSEGRFDIGLGRGDSAVRVMGLKPAPLKRLEEFTHVVKALVRGDEAQYGECPEPVKFPWAEGYELPVWVAAYGPKALSSAGRVGDGLILQIAEPSIVKWLASTAIEEGKKAGRDMSNYKVMSAAPAYFGTREECIAATRWFPAMVGNHVADIVEKYGTERDDIPAALTAYIKDRKGYDYSKHGQSDNPYLDFITDEIIEGFSVLGAAEQHIAKLNILKDAGVTQFNIYLDNGKEEQIIAEYGETIIPAFGA
- a CDS encoding MarR family winged helix-turn-helix transcriptional regulator; translated protein: MTPNEEMRVVLKSIRTIARALDIHSRFLNKQSGLTLPQLIVLRCVRDLGEPTGSAISRQVDLSPPTVLGILDKLVAKGLIERMRPDTNRRIVISKLTEEGTALLKQAPSPLGDTFARHYFELPDGEREQIMTTLLHVAELTKDDGFEQKAQLVEATKPHENLLA